In one Pseudomonadota bacterium genomic region, the following are encoded:
- a CDS encoding FAD-dependent oxidoreductase: protein MRVKRVIVVGAGLAGLSCAHQLRLEGLDVTVLEREAEIGGRVRTETIDGFTIDRGFQVLLTSYPEVTRQLRLPDLALHAFAPGALIWDSRGLHRVTDPLRDPLGLAHTLTAPIGSLIDKARILDLRLRAASGANAVIPDLSAEDYLRVMGFSDRIIERFFRPFFGGSLLDPTLSVSARWFMTLYGYFSTGLATLPGRGMAAVPAQLAAALPAGSIRTGCAATSMSDKGVTLADGSTLEADVTVCATDPWNAVSLRGEGPDEAPTPLGVTSLYFRARGLPLRRPMLVLNGRGEGRVMHLANLSVVAPAYAPVGEDLLTVSVSGTPDLSDDVLAAAVLKEIEPLLGASISTCAMLRVCRVPHALPLLAPGATWRMPPATSSGGVLRCGDYTESPSIQGALRAGRRAAERIIRGAV from the coding sequence ATGCGCGTCAAGCGCGTCATCGTCGTCGGTGCCGGTCTGGCCGGACTGTCATGCGCCCATCAGCTGAGACTCGAAGGACTCGACGTGACCGTGCTCGAGCGCGAGGCCGAGATCGGCGGCCGCGTGCGCACCGAGACCATCGATGGGTTCACCATCGACCGCGGCTTCCAGGTGCTGCTCACCTCATACCCCGAGGTGACGCGCCAGCTGCGGCTGCCCGATCTCGCGCTGCACGCCTTCGCGCCCGGGGCCCTGATCTGGGACAGCAGAGGCCTGCACCGCGTCACCGATCCGCTGCGCGACCCGCTGGGGCTGGCGCACACGCTCACCGCCCCCATCGGCAGCCTCATCGACAAGGCGCGCATCCTCGATCTGCGCCTGCGCGCGGCCAGCGGGGCCAACGCCGTCATCCCGGATCTCAGCGCCGAAGACTACCTGCGCGTCATGGGCTTCTCCGACCGCATCATCGAGCGCTTCTTCCGCCCGTTCTTCGGCGGCTCGCTGCTCGACCCCACCCTCTCGGTGTCGGCGCGCTGGTTCATGACCCTCTACGGCTACTTCAGCACGGGCCTGGCCACCCTTCCGGGACGCGGCATGGCGGCTGTCCCCGCCCAGCTGGCGGCGGCCCTGCCCGCGGGAAGCATTCGCACAGGCTGCGCGGCGACGAGCATGTCAGACAAAGGCGTCACCCTGGCCGATGGAAGCACCCTCGAGGCCGACGTCACCGTGTGCGCCACCGACCCCTGGAACGCGGTCTCGCTGCGGGGGGAAGGCCCAGACGAAGCACCCACACCGCTCGGGGTCACCAGCCTCTACTTCCGCGCCCGCGGCCTCCCGCTGCGCCGCCCCATGCTCGTGCTCAACGGCCGAGGCGAGGGTCGGGTGATGCACCTCGCCAATCTCTCCGTCGTCGCGCCGGCCTACGCACCCGTGGGCGAAGACCTGCTCACCGTTTCCGTGAGCGGTACCCCCGACCTCTCCGACGACGTGCTCGCCGCGGCGGTGCTCAAGGAGATCGAGCCGCTGCTGGGCGCATCGATCTCAACCTGCGCGATGCTGCGGGTCTGTCGCGTGCCGCACGCCCTGCCCCTTCTCGCGCCCGGCGCCACCTGGCGCATGCCGCCCGCCACGTCGAGCGGCGGGGTCTTGCGCTGCGGCGACTATACCGAATCGCCCTCGATACAAGGCGCGCTGCGCGC